The Niallia alba genome includes a window with the following:
- a CDS encoding pseudouridine-5'-phosphate glycosidase, giving the protein MKTEWLEFSKEVLEAKKNDLPIVALESTIISHGMPYPQNVETAKEVEDIIRKNGAVPATIAIIDGKIKIGLSDDEIEFLAKSDNIEKASRRDLPYLIAGKKNGATTVAATMICAELAGIKVFVTGGIGGVHREAEQTMDISADLQELAKTSVAVVCAGAKSILDIGLTLEYLETYGVPVVGYGTKSLPAFYTRTSPFEVNFSVETPKEAAAMIQTKWALGLEGGVVIANPIPEKDALEEKYITEIIEKALQEAKENNITGKKVTPFLLSRVKELTEGTSLVANIALVKNNAEVGSRMAVELNK; this is encoded by the coding sequence ATGAAAACAGAATGGTTGGAATTCTCTAAAGAAGTATTAGAGGCAAAGAAAAACGATCTCCCAATTGTAGCATTAGAATCAACAATTATATCCCATGGTATGCCTTATCCGCAAAACGTTGAAACAGCTAAAGAGGTAGAGGATATTATCCGTAAAAATGGAGCAGTCCCTGCAACCATTGCGATTATTGACGGGAAAATTAAGATTGGTCTTTCGGACGATGAAATTGAATTTTTAGCTAAGAGCGATAATATTGAAAAAGCAAGTAGACGTGATTTACCTTATCTAATTGCAGGCAAAAAAAATGGCGCTACAACTGTGGCTGCTACCATGATTTGTGCGGAACTAGCAGGGATTAAGGTGTTTGTAACTGGCGGAATTGGTGGTGTTCATAGAGAAGCAGAGCAGACTATGGATATTTCGGCAGACTTACAAGAGCTGGCTAAAACCAGTGTAGCAGTCGTATGTGCTGGTGCTAAATCAATTTTAGATATTGGCTTAACGTTAGAGTATCTAGAAACATATGGCGTCCCAGTGGTTGGATATGGAACAAAATCTCTACCAGCCTTTTATACGAGAACAAGTCCATTTGAAGTGAATTTCTCTGTAGAAACACCAAAAGAAGCAGCAGCGATGATTCAAACAAAATGGGCACTAGGACTAGAGGGTGGGGTCGTTATTGCCAATCCAATTCCAGAAAAAGATGCCCTAGAGGAAAAATACATTACGGAAATTATTGAAAAGGCATTACAAGAAGCAAAAGAAAATAATATCACTGGGAAAAAGGTAACTCCGTTCTTATTAAGTAGAGTAAAAGAGTTAACGGAAGGGACAAGCCTAGTTGCTAATATTGCATTAGTTAAAAACAATGCAGAAGTAGGCTCAAGAATGGCAGTGGAGTTAAATAAATAA
- a CDS encoding carbohydrate kinase, with amino-acid sequence MEVNDKEIYILQLIKENPFVTQNELAEKMGLSRSAVAGYISSLTKEGKLLGRAYVLPKKKEVICIGGANVDRKVQAEETIQYGTSNPASSSQSPGGVARNIAENLGRLGLETSLFTIVGDDHEGEWLLDNTKIYADITPSLLSNLHRTGTYTALLDSDGELAVALADMSIYDSIDVETIDKKWGYLATSELVILDTNFSADVLEYIIARCRQEKMALCITPVSAPKVRKLPENLQGVTWLIANSEEAEVLAGMEIKEEGDFFKAAEIILAKGVEKVVITRGDKGLIYFTKLGEAGVILPPEAEVVDVTGAGDSLVSGIMYSHIKGLSTENACKIGIACSIITLQSYQTVNPLLNNKKLQEIFGKYFR; translated from the coding sequence ATGGAAGTGAATGATAAAGAGATCTATATTCTTCAGCTAATTAAAGAAAATCCCTTTGTTACTCAAAATGAACTGGCTGAGAAAATGGGATTGTCCCGTTCTGCAGTAGCAGGATATATTTCTTCTTTGACAAAAGAAGGAAAACTATTAGGAAGAGCCTATGTGTTACCAAAAAAGAAAGAAGTTATTTGTATTGGTGGAGCCAATGTTGATCGAAAAGTTCAAGCAGAGGAAACGATTCAGTATGGAACGTCCAACCCAGCTTCTTCAAGTCAATCACCTGGAGGAGTTGCAAGAAATATTGCAGAGAACTTAGGAAGACTTGGACTTGAGACCTCTTTATTTACAATCGTAGGAGATGACCATGAAGGAGAATGGTTATTAGATAATACGAAAATTTATGCAGATATCACTCCTTCTCTCTTGTCTAATTTGCATCGAACAGGTACGTATACAGCTCTGTTAGATTCAGATGGTGAGCTTGCCGTTGCTTTAGCAGATATGTCTATCTATGACAGCATTGATGTAGAGACAATTGATAAAAAATGGGGCTATCTAGCAACATCAGAATTAGTGATACTAGACACTAATTTTTCTGCCGATGTTTTAGAGTATATTATTGCTAGATGCAGGCAAGAAAAAATGGCATTATGTATTACGCCTGTTTCTGCACCAAAAGTAAGGAAATTGCCAGAAAATTTACAGGGAGTTACATGGCTTATTGCAAACAGTGAAGAGGCTGAGGTACTAGCTGGAATGGAAATAAAAGAAGAAGGCGATTTCTTTAAAGCAGCGGAAATCATTCTTGCAAAGGGTGTAGAAAAAGTTGTTATTACCCGAGGCGATAAAGGACTAATCTATTTTACTAAATTAGGTGAAGCTGGTGTTATTTTACCTCCTGAAGCAGAAGTGGTCGATGTAACAGGAGCCGGTGATTCATTAGTTTCGGGTATTATGTATTCACATATTAAAGGCTTAAGCACGGAAAATGCTTGCAAAATTGGAATCGCGTGCTCAATTATTACGCTGCAATCTTATCAGACAGTAAATCCATTATTAAATAATAAAAAACTGCAAGAAATATTTGGAAAATACTTTCGTTAA
- the motB gene encoding flagellar motor protein MotB, which produces MSKKRKKKVHHDEHVDESWLVPYADILTLLLALFIVLYGMSSVDAKKFSEIAQAFNRELQGGTGIFEYPSPAPSMKGENTEADLVDQEEKVDKKETKDVAEEDLKELQKQQDQKELAGIQQKVNAYIKENKLGNKLDTELTGEGLHVSIRDNVLFASGSAEVRSKDRKIVSEIANLLVMDPPRSIIISGHTDNVPISNSRYDSNWELSVTRALNFMKLLLENKKLDPKSFSAKGYGEFQPIASNDTSEGRAKNRRVDILIQPRVATED; this is translated from the coding sequence ATGAGTAAAAAAAGAAAAAAGAAGGTCCATCATGATGAACATGTAGATGAATCATGGTTAGTTCCTTACGCAGATATTCTTACTTTATTGTTAGCTTTGTTTATCGTTTTATACGGCATGAGTTCTGTCGATGCAAAAAAGTTCTCGGAAATTGCACAAGCTTTTAACAGAGAATTACAAGGAGGGACAGGGATATTTGAATATCCTAGTCCTGCGCCATCGATGAAAGGTGAAAATACAGAGGCTGATTTAGTCGATCAAGAGGAAAAAGTAGATAAAAAAGAAACAAAAGATGTCGCTGAGGAAGATTTGAAAGAATTACAAAAGCAGCAAGACCAAAAGGAATTGGCAGGTATTCAACAGAAAGTGAATGCTTATATTAAAGAAAATAAATTAGGAAACAAGCTTGATACGGAGCTTACTGGTGAAGGATTGCATGTGTCGATAAGAGATAATGTCCTGTTTGCATCAGGAAGTGCTGAAGTTCGAAGTAAGGATAGAAAAATTGTTTCTGAAATAGCCAATTTACTTGTGATGGATCCACCAAGGAGCATTATAATTAGCGGACATACAGATAATGTTCCCATCAGTAATTCTCGCTATGACTCCAACTGGGAGCTAAGTGTAACAAGAGCATTAAATTTTATGAAATTACTTCTTGAAAATAAAAAACTTGATCCTAAATCATTTAGTGCCAAGGGGTATGGGGAGTTCCAACCTATTGCAAGTAATGATACCTCTGAAGGAAGAGCAAAAAATAGAAGAGTTGATATTTTAATTCAACCAAGAGTAGCAACAGAAGACTAA
- a CDS encoding helix-turn-helix domain-containing protein, which translates to MLVGAKIKKLRLKRGFSINELSDKSGVSKSYLSYIERGIQKNPSLQVLTKLAYTLDTNVEELLDNHNSAIDGIDEDWISLVEEAIEDGITKEDFAGILEYVKFKKRQEN; encoded by the coding sequence ATGTTGGTTGGAGCAAAAATAAAGAAATTAAGATTAAAAAGAGGTTTTTCTATCAATGAACTTTCGGACAAATCCGGTGTTTCTAAATCTTACTTAAGCTATATTGAAAGAGGGATTCAAAAAAACCCCTCTCTTCAAGTACTAACGAAACTTGCATACACCCTTGATACCAATGTAGAAGAACTACTAGACAATCACAATTCAGCAATAGACGGGATAGACGAAGACTGGATTAGTTTAGTTGAAGAAGCCATAGAGGATGGTATTACAAAAGAAGATTTTGCCGGTATTCTTGAATATGTAAAGTTCAAAAAAAGACAAGAAAACTAG
- a CDS encoding DNA topoisomerase III: protein MKSLVLCEKPSVAREIARVLGCNKSNKSYLESDKYIVTWALGHLIELKMPEHYDPKYKNWNLDDLPIIPNKMELKVMKQTSHQYKAIDQLAKRKDITDCIIATDAGREGELVARWILEKIRFNKPTKRLWISSQTDRAIKDGFKQLKPGKEFDRLYQSAVCRAQADWLIGLNVSRALTTKFNDPLSAGRVQTPTLSMVLEREKEIQAFVPKEYWTITANVDSLQAKYEKNHERRIFSKEKAEEIVANTKGKHAVVEALTIKEKTEQQPMPYDLTELQRDANRRFGFSAKKTLNVLQKLYEQHKLVTYPRTDSRYLTTDMKATMLDRLESISGAFKEEVQPIIRNKGKVEANNVFNNNKVSDHHAIIPTEQPVFLNRLDNDEVKIYDLIVKRFLALFYPKYKYETISTTLNINGESFVAQETNVVDLGFKALDARKADSSKSIQLQKGKQLKVQSVNMEQKFTEAPSRFTEADILGKMEKFGLGTPATRAEIIERLLSSEVLERQNGKLHSTSKGKQLINLVNDDLTTPDLTAKWEQELEDIAKGKANAKQFMEQIKEQTKRFVREIKHSEKSYKMQNLTGSKCPECGSFLKEKNTKNGKVLVCSSMDCSFSKRKDPKLSNKRCPQCHKKMEIHNGVAGTYFQCRNCNVVEKATDRKKTINKREERKLVQKYSKDESFGNSLGDLLKAAMKKEE from the coding sequence ATGAAATCTCTTGTGTTATGTGAAAAACCAAGTGTGGCGAGAGAAATTGCAAGAGTGCTTGGTTGCAATAAATCAAATAAAAGTTATTTAGAATCAGATAAATACATTGTTACATGGGCTTTAGGCCACTTAATTGAATTAAAAATGCCCGAACATTATGATCCTAAATATAAAAATTGGAATCTAGATGATTTACCTATTATTCCAAATAAAATGGAATTAAAAGTGATGAAACAAACAAGTCATCAATACAAGGCAATTGATCAGCTCGCAAAAAGGAAAGATATTACAGACTGTATCATTGCAACAGATGCAGGGCGAGAAGGTGAATTAGTCGCAAGATGGATTCTCGAGAAAATTCGCTTTAATAAACCAACGAAACGATTATGGATATCCTCTCAGACAGACCGTGCAATAAAAGATGGATTTAAGCAGTTAAAGCCAGGTAAAGAGTTTGATCGCCTGTATCAATCGGCAGTGTGTAGAGCTCAGGCTGATTGGTTAATTGGGTTAAATGTCTCAAGAGCCTTAACAACAAAATTCAATGATCCCTTGTCAGCAGGACGTGTACAAACTCCAACTCTATCCATGGTTCTAGAGAGAGAAAAAGAAATTCAAGCCTTTGTGCCAAAAGAATATTGGACCATTACAGCAAACGTAGACTCTCTACAAGCTAAATATGAAAAGAATCATGAGCGAAGAATCTTCTCAAAAGAAAAAGCAGAAGAGATTGTTGCCAATACTAAAGGAAAGCATGCAGTTGTAGAGGCTCTTACCATAAAAGAAAAAACAGAACAGCAGCCAATGCCTTATGATTTAACAGAGCTCCAGCGAGATGCTAACCGACGATTCGGCTTTTCTGCTAAAAAGACGTTAAATGTACTTCAGAAGCTATACGAGCAACATAAACTAGTCACTTATCCAAGAACTGACTCTCGTTACTTAACAACAGATATGAAGGCAACCATGCTTGATCGATTAGAAAGCATTTCCGGGGCATTTAAAGAAGAAGTTCAACCTATCATTCGCAACAAAGGCAAGGTCGAAGCAAATAATGTCTTTAATAACAACAAAGTATCTGACCATCATGCAATTATTCCAACCGAACAACCAGTCTTTTTAAATCGGTTAGATAATGATGAAGTAAAAATTTATGATTTAATTGTAAAAAGATTTTTGGCACTATTTTATCCAAAATATAAGTACGAAACCATTTCCACCACATTAAACATCAACGGAGAATCATTTGTAGCTCAGGAGACAAATGTTGTAGATCTCGGTTTTAAGGCTTTAGATGCTCGCAAAGCAGATTCCTCTAAAAGCATACAGCTGCAAAAAGGGAAACAATTAAAAGTCCAATCGGTGAATATGGAGCAAAAATTCACGGAAGCTCCATCACGATTTACAGAAGCTGACATTCTTGGAAAAATGGAAAAGTTTGGACTTGGAACCCCAGCAACTCGTGCTGAAATTATTGAAAGATTGCTTTCTTCTGAAGTATTAGAAAGACAAAACGGGAAATTGCATTCTACCTCCAAAGGGAAACAACTTATCAATCTCGTTAATGATGATTTGACTACTCCTGATTTAACTGCAAAATGGGAGCAAGAATTAGAGGATATTGCCAAAGGAAAAGCTAATGCTAAACAGTTTATGGAACAGATAAAAGAGCAAACAAAACGATTTGTCCGTGAAATTAAGCACAGTGAGAAATCGTATAAAATGCAAAATTTAACTGGATCAAAATGTCCAGAGTGCGGATCTTTCTTAAAAGAAAAAAATACGAAAAACGGAAAAGTCCTTGTATGTTCCAGTATGGATTGCTCCTTCAGTAAAAGAAAGGATCCAAAACTATCCAATAAACGTTGTCCACAATGTCATAAAAAAATGGAAATTCATAACGGAGTGGCAGGAACCTACTTCCAATGCAGAAACTGTAACGTAGTGGAAAAAGCTACTGACCGTAAGAAAACAATTAATAAAAGAGAAGAACGGAAACTAGTCCAGAAATACAGTAAGGACGAAAGCTTTGGAAACAGTTTGGGTGATTTATTAAAAGCGGCGATGAAAAAAGAAGAATAA
- the motA gene encoding flagellar motor stator protein MotA — MDKTSLIGIILAIIAVGVGMVFKGVSPAVLINPAAILIILVGTVAAVVIAFPTSEIKRVPKLFGILFKEQRIQDTKELIRLFSEWAQLARKEGLLALEAKTDEVEDPFLKNGLSLSVDGQSAEYIRDVLTEEIEAMEERHRSGALIFTQAGTYAPTLGVLGAVIGLIAALGNMSDAEALGHAISAAFVATLMGIFTGYVLWHPFANKLKRKSQMEASQKYLMIEGVLSILEGEAPRVIEQKLASYLPVSERRQFLEENESSVNANE; from the coding sequence ATGGATAAAACGTCCTTGATAGGAATTATACTTGCCATTATTGCTGTTGGAGTAGGGATGGTATTTAAAGGAGTTAGCCCTGCGGTATTAATAAACCCAGCGGCTATTCTAATTATTTTAGTAGGTACAGTTGCAGCAGTGGTCATTGCCTTTCCTACTTCAGAGATTAAACGAGTTCCAAAGTTATTCGGTATTCTGTTTAAGGAACAGAGAATACAGGATACGAAAGAGTTAATCCGACTGTTTTCAGAGTGGGCACAATTAGCTAGAAAAGAAGGTCTACTTGCTTTAGAAGCAAAAACAGATGAAGTCGAAGATCCGTTCTTGAAAAATGGCTTATCCTTGTCAGTTGATGGTCAAAGTGCCGAGTATATTAGAGATGTATTAACGGAAGAAATTGAGGCAATGGAAGAAAGACATCGTTCAGGAGCACTTATTTTTACACAAGCAGGTACTTATGCTCCTACATTAGGGGTGCTTGGAGCCGTAATCGGACTTATCGCGGCATTGGGCAATATGTCAGATGCTGAAGCGCTTGGACATGCTATTAGTGCTGCATTTGTCGCAACGCTAATGGGGATTTTCACAGGCTATGTTTTATGGCATCCATTTGCAAATAAACTGAAAAGAAAATCACAAATGGAAGCAAGTCAAAAATATTTAATGATTGAAGGAGTCCTATCCATTTTAGAAGGGGAGGCACCTAGAGTCATTGAACAAAAACTAGCATCGTATTTACCAGTTTCAGAAAGAAGACAATTTCTGGAGGAAAACGAAAGTAGTGTGAATGCGAATGAGTAA
- a CDS encoding DnaJ family domain-containing protein — protein MDFSFLVSEDKIKKAYQNGEFSNLPGFGKPLPKDSLASVPEELRMAYRVLKNAGYSLEEDRIRQELLSMEDLIRSCKTEEEKMDLQKKYNEKLWRFNKMVRERTGTSHSKHFSEYQKKVEDRLFLK, from the coding sequence ATGGATTTTTCGTTTCTTGTTTCAGAGGACAAAATAAAAAAAGCGTATCAAAACGGGGAGTTTAGCAATCTTCCGGGATTCGGAAAACCACTTCCAAAGGACAGCTTGGCGTCTGTCCCAGAAGAATTGCGAATGGCTTATCGGGTATTGAAGAATGCTGGCTATTCTTTAGAAGAGGATAGGATTAGGCAAGAGTTATTGTCCATGGAAGATTTAATTCGATCCTGTAAAACGGAAGAAGAAAAAATGGATTTACAAAAGAAATATAATGAGAAATTATGGAGATTTAATAAAATGGTTAGAGAGCGAACAGGAACTAGTCATTCGAAACATTTTTCAGAATATCAGAAGAAAGTGGAGGATCGGTTATTTCTTAAGTAA